The genomic segment TCGCACATCCTTAGTTTCAGACATAAGCTGTACATTTTTTCACCCTCTAATAATTTGaggtattaaaatttgataatctTGGTAAAGTACATGGCATGTTTATTGAAATTTACATAAAGCTTTATTTTAAGTGCAAACAGGAAGAATGTGTTCAAATTTTTGGTGAAACAATATGTGATGAAAGACTACATGTGTTAATGCAGCAATGACACCAAAGAAAGTTTTATACACTTGTCCAAAAGTGATAGATCCAAGAAAAGATATTTTTTAGAAGCGAGAGTGAAAGATTCTTTAGCACTGTCACATCATTGTATCCACCAAGCTATTAAGATGGCATCCACCTGTTAAAATGCCATTTTCATGAAATTTTGAATCCTTTAAAAGTGGCAACAATGTTGAATGTACATAATTTAACTTTTTGGGCATATCTTCCATATTGTTTTGAAAGATTATAAGTATTGACAATTACAaaataacattatatatttatatccattttatttttgttgtcaatatgaaatttttatatactctttatTACTTTTTGTGCTTATGTTATACATTCTTGATTTTGACACTTCTATTGGTTTGAACCAAAAAAACTTGTGTGCAAAAAACTTTCTTACTTACCTAAATGCCATGCCTCTTTGCAATTCTTTTCGGCTAAATCCACAATGCCCTTTTCTAATAAAACTAAGCCTAAATTGGCCTGGACAACTCCTAAATTTGATTTGTCCTCAAGCTGTTGTCCTATACTAACAGCTTCTTTTAAATACTTTTCCGCATTCACCATATCTTCAGCTCTAAAACTTGTAGTACCTAAGTCGTTTAATAATAGAACTGCTTGATCGGAATTTTCACCAACGATCTCACTACATATTTTATGAGCTTCTTTAAGATGCACTAAAGATTTGTTGACATCTCCTTTATCTAATAAGAATTGAGCATACCAGTCATTTATGACTCCATATAGTACTTTGCTGTCAACTGACTCTGTTTTCTTCTTGTTGATTTGTTCCAGACACCATTTATAACCAATGTCAGCTTGTTCTATTTCAGCCACTAATTGGCATATTCTAGCTAGTTTTAAGCTTATGTGAATTACCTAAAATaagatttgttttatttttataataaaaaaaatatagtggAAATACTGATACAATATCTAAGCTTACAACTACCAATAGACAGTAAAAAAATCAAACATACTTAAGTACTAATTTTCATTATGTTGGTTCaaaattgttctttaatttgCCTCTTTAACTATAGAAAAGAAAATGGCCCAAAATTTGAATAAGAAATACCATTCACAACTTATTGTTTTTTCAAAAGGTGTGTGTAATGGATAATTAGTATTATGAAAAGATTCGATTGAATATCAGGTTTGTAGATGGAACATTCAATAGAAGTGAACACATGAGATATATACAATTCTATAACATGTCGGGAATAAAAAACAtacaatacataaaaaatgataataatgtaccaatacaaaataaaatagggCAAATCATGGAAAGATGGCTAACAAAAATATGATCGTTGGCTTACTGACTCACAATAATGCAAGAATAATATACTACACCTTAAGATCATCTTCTGCCATTCCAGAACTAAGAAGCATTTGTAAGACACTCACAAATAATTTATGTGCTTTATTTAAATTCCGTTGTTCAAATGCTAAATTTGCCATTAAATCGTAGCAATAAACTATACCTTGTTCATTTTGTTGCTGTTGTGCTATTCTCAATGCAAGATGAAGCATTTGCTCAGCTTTTTCAAACTGTTCTCTCTGTATACAAAGTACAGCTCTCTTTAAGGTCATTATTAATTCTGATTCCTTTTCTTCGTCGTCTTTCGCAAACCCCAACCAAGTTAGTAAACTTACAGCCAAGACACTTTTATGAATACTTAATAAAGTAGGTTTTTGTAGGTTATATACAAATGGAAATTTTGTCATAGCTGTAAAAGTTTTGGGATTCTCTCTAAAGCAGACATTTTTTACTATTGTGGAATTTCTAAACTTATTTACTCGAAATGCATTAAATATAACTTGCCTAAAGTGATTCATACTTGTTATtaattttgagtatatttttactacttataacaatttaaaatcATCACTCACCGATGTCAATGTCAAATTCAAAGTTAGGTAACAGGTAaatcatgatactatgattaagaagataagatattgcgcataagtcgtgacgtaattggagacttgcacgttcgtaatgtcagttttttgtatgtgtcaataaataatctttattaaatagtttggagatatccttttgtgtacgattattgtaattattaaacctttatttaatattattattttgctaattaaataatttcatcacagaatgcataaaaatcccatttaactttaacaagaattcaaatctgatctccaatgacggcatgcgcgaacacgaccgattttgtgctacgggaagatcctatcttgttagtcatagtatcatgaggtaaatgataaaaaaaatcctacttagaaaaatataaaaatgcagtATTTAACTTTTGATTGGTTGATTTTTGTTtgataataaaacaaatttgATAGCTGTCTTTTATTTTAGGTTAGGCTGAATTGTTGCGCTGTAGCGCCAGATGTAGGCAACTTACTGTTCCTCGTTGCAGCAGTGTCAATATTTCCTtacatttaaaattcaaatctCCGTTTATATACTTTTGAGGTCTGTAAAGACCAGTAATCGATGGATGGGGGCTAGATGTCAATAATAAGGTGGATGAATTCTCCTTTCTAGTGGTGCAGTATGAATAAAATAGCTTGCATGGGGTAAATGCAGCCTTCGCGTTTAAAATTGTTCAATCAAAATGTTGAAATAAACTGTGTCCAACCACTGTAAGTGAATTCATGATCCCATTTAGCTCAAATGTAGGCAAATGGTCTTTGAAGATTCTTATTCatctttatttgttattactgGCGCCTCTATAAATCCGGCCTGGAAGTTATTTAAGTGATGgggtataataaaataaaatatatattgtataacaGAAAACGTTTTATTTATAGCTAATTTCTCATTTACAATAATGTGTTAACGTCAGCCTGGCAGTTATATTCATCGACTGCAGCTCCGTCAATAACAGTTTACAAGCGTAAGGCATGGTGATGCTGGAAACCTGTCCAGAGCTTTTGCAGCTATTGCACCATCCGCAGTAGCCCAATAGGCCGCATTTGTTGCATACATCTACTTCGCATTGATCACTCGATACCATCAGACGTTCCACTAACATCATGCTAAAATTAATAATCAAGGTTAAAATCATGTTAcgtaaaaatacaattttttttttcacaaaatatGGTCACTTTTTCAATATGCTACGTAATTATTGTATAATCGAATAATATTATCaactaaaaaattttttaaatacattagttCATCAGACACCTCTCAACAGatgaatttataataataataatactttcaCATTTTAATAATTTCGTAATTATCCTATATCGACAATACGGCAACGCTGTGCGAAAATGTCAACGTCAAAATTGGATAAAGTGCATGGAGTTGATAAAGTACAACGGACTATTATATTATAAGAAAACAATTAGTAGATTCATAACATAAATAAAATGGAGAAATAATAGGTTTTTGTTTATGAGAAATTATTTCAAAATCATAACAGTAAAACAATTATATCAAATAAAACATTGCCGAAAACCTTTCTTTTATTTCGAATCTTGGCAACACAGTGTTTACAGGTGTGCCATTTTACGTTTCCgttaaaaaatttgatatttgtTATACTAAAAAGTGAGTGAACGCATGCAAACTGTATATTTTATAATACATATAAGAGAggatattttaaaaaacaatatgatAATTTTAAACGACGAATTACTATTTCTTATTATTggatacaaaatataaataatgtatCCTCGTATGACAACACCAATACAATTTGTAATACTAAAAGTTTGATTGATTTTTAAATTGAATCGCAAAATTACTAACTATTTCCAGTGTAAAATTTAAGAGTACTTGTTAAAAATACACTAAAAAGATACAGACCTTGCACCGTAGCCGATAAGACAATCTCTCTCCATTTCACCCAGCCTAAGACCTCCGTCTCGGCTTCTTCCTTCTGTGGGCTGTCTAGTTAAAACAGCTCGCGGTCCTCGGCCCCTAGAcagaaaagttttttaatttgtattcatACAAAcacaaaactaaataaatataaaactgtataatctttttgtttatttctcggATTTTAAGGACCAGGCAGCTCTTTATTGAAACCGTATCCGTCTTCATACCCTAGAATCTTCAAACTTGGTTTGTCTTAGTGTTAGGTACAAGAATTCTGCAAAGCTCTTCGACACTCAACAGTTGTCTAAATACAGATCAGATGACAACCGTCTTTACAATTATATATACTCTGCAGAGCCATCATTTCACGTTAACTATTGTCATTTGATTTCCCAACCTTTCTAAGGTGAAAAGTTTCTAACAGGCCAGAGAAAGATGTCAAAGGGATCAAAAGAGGCTCGGATGGCTAGGGATGAAGAATTTTGGGTGCTACTGgatgaaaaacaaaataatcatTGGCTGAAATTTTCCAGCAGGTTAGAAGGAGTTGTTAAAGAGGTAAGAAGAAAGTTGGATTGTCAGAAAGTAACTAAAATAAAGAATTTTGGAATGCATTGCCtaaaaaagtaaataatcaatcaaatatgaatatttttggATGATGGTAATTGAAGAAGCAAATAGTTCATGATTAGAGGTTAGAGGGTGATGTCAAAGGGGTATAAAGAGGCTTGAATGGCAAGAGATGAAGAAATTTGGGTGGCACTGGCTGAAAACGTAAAAATTATCTTTGGAAGTCTTCTAGCAAATCAGAGAGTACTGTTAAAGGTGTAAGAAGAGAGTTGCATAGTTAGAAAGTAAtccaaattaataatttttagagGTAGTGACTGAATAAGTAAATAATCAACGGCTAAAGGTTTCTAACAGGTCAGAGGTAGGTGTTTAAGGGGGTGAGAAGAAGCTTCTAACGTTAGAGGGTGATGTCAAGGTAGTAAAAAGAGGCTTGGATGGCAAGACATGAAAAAATTTGAATGGTATTGGCTGAAACAGTAAATAATCTTTGTTTGAAGTCTTCTAGCAGGTCAGAACGTATTGTTAAAGGGGTAAGAAAGAAGTTAAATAGTCAGAAAGTAACCAAAATGAACAATTGTGGATTGTATGAGCtaaaaaagtaaataatcaaTTGCTGAAATACTTCTAACATGTCAGAGCATGTTATTTAAGGAAAACTAAACTTGAATAGTAAGAGATGAAGAATTTTTGATGATAGTAATtgaagaaataaatggttaaagGCTAGAAGTTGCTAACACGTCAGAGGATGATGTTAAGATAGTAAATAGATGCTTGGATAGAAAGAAATAAAGAATTGTGGCTGAAAAACTTATTAATCCTTGGCTGAAGTCTTCTAGTAGGTCAGAAGATATTGTTAAGGGGTAAGAAGAGAGTTGGATAGTTAGAAAGTAATCCAAGTAAATAATTTGTAGAGGCAGTGCCTGAAGAAGACTTTTAGCAGATCAGAGGGtggtattaaataaattaaatagtcGAAGAGTAACTAAATTTAATCTATTACTTGCTGTACTGAGTGTGTTCTTTCTAAAGTAGAATTTATGGTAACGGTTTTGGTTGTAATCTCCGTAACAATTTTTCTGCCAGCACCAGAGCCATATCATCCCATATATAAGATGCTTTTGGATTCTTTACCTGATTTTATATTTCTGACGTTCCCAAAATCTTTATTTTACTGCTTTGTAGGttataaatacagaataaaacGTTCAAGGGTGCTATATAATGGTGGATTGACGAGATACCGACCACAATAAAAAGACACTACATGATCTTTACTTCCTACTTCTCACCTAACATCCCCTTATACAGTACTTACAGCGGTTACAGTATTACGATAACTTGCTACCATAAAGTGTTATTATAAAGAACAACGTAACGTATTAACATGGACTTACgtccaaaaagaataaaataaggcACAAAAATCATGTAGATAGATGTTATTGTTAACCGTTTagtgtatttattaaaaaaatacttacctCCCATGGATCTTATCCTGAACCATATGCTTCAATTTTTGGTAATAAACGGGACCTGAGTAAATATAAGCTTCGAGAGGCTCGCCCGTTATACCAGAATAAAATATATCTTTTCCCTGATAGTTAAATCCATGCTTGACCAACTCCTCGCTTACGTCCGATACTTTGGATCCACCGAAGGCCGTTCCGTAGTGAAATTTACCTAAAATTAGTAATTAATTGTATAAAGTACAGTATTATTTCGAACAAGATATTCAATATTATCTTAAGCAGCTGAAACAAGAACTGAAATGTCATAGATAAGAAAAAGATaacagaaattaacaaaaataattttctcACTCATGGTTTATATTTTAAGGGCTGTAAAAATCCATATCTTCGTATATTTTGCATAATATATTCCAGATATTAAATATAGTGCAACATAAGAGCCTCTTTGGCATTATTGAGGTCCACCTTGCTAATTTTTGGCTCACTCACGTTCATGCTTGAACGATATATATGATGGTGACGTATAAGGTCTCATTAAGTAGACATTTTGTGTCAACTGTCACGTTTTCATCGCATTTTACGTGAAATGTCACTTCCACGTCAAATGTCACATTTTTCATAAGTTACAAGTTACATGTCTATATTGGTAAATAAATTTGCAAAGGCCAAAAATAtgataattaaagtaaaataattattaaagttCTTATGGTTAGTCTGTTTTATCAagagaaattgtaaatattttattttgacaaaaaatcaaatattttttaataagaaaaTCGATAGAAAAATTAATTTCTTACCTTCGACAAGTCCAGCTTTTCCTGCTAACAGTTCTATTAATTTACCAACTGTCATTCTGGAAGGGAAACCGTGGGGGTTCATAATAATATCTGGACAAATACCGTATTCATTGAATGGCATATCTTCTTGTTCTACGACGAGACCTGCAGAAGAAGTATGCATTAGTAGTAAACTTTTGatgttattttcattaaaaaaataactaTTCAAAGTTAGAGGGTGATGTCAAgagggtaaaaagaggtttgaaTAGTAAGAGATCAAGAAATTTGGGTGGTACTGGCTGAAAAAGTAAAATTAACTCTTGAATGAAGTCTTCTAGCAGGTCACATAGTATtgttaaaaaagtaagaaaagaGTTGGATGGTCAAAAAGtaaccaaaataaaaaattttaggtGGTATTGGTTGAAGAAGTAAATAATCGATTGCTGAAGGTTTCTAACTGGTCAAAGGGTGTTGTTTAAGGGGTGAGAAGAAGCAGGAACGATCAAAGATGAAGACTTTTGGATGATAATAATTTAAGAAGTAAATGGTTTATGGTTAGAAGTTTTAACAGGTTAGAGAATGATATCAAGGGGGTAAAATGGCAAGACATGAAAAAATTTGGATGATACTGGctgaaaaagtaaaaataattctTGGATGAACTCTTCTAGCAGATCAGAGAGTACTTTTAAGAGAGGGTTTAAGAGATTCCCTATTAAGGGGTCACTTTAGagaacataaacaaaaaaaaataatcgtgAAGGTCGTTCAAAATTGGCTGTtgtgacaaaaaacatatatgcTTTGCGTTAACAAATATTGCAAAGTGATAAAACGAGCGTTTCTTCTATTAAGAgagtaggcgcaaaatttcgggccaatgctttttaaatgcatttcatttttttcgaatcctgaaaaactaataaatatttttttaaaatttgaacgCAGAATGAAAgtttacattattaccgagggccgaaagtcccttagaataaacaaaaagtttattttgaatgagatatttgaacttaaaaatcacacttaattttctcttcatTTTCACCTcggtaacttactaaaataaacattatagaagctttcagggactttcggccctcagtaataatgtaatctttcattctgcatttaaatttttcaaaaatacttattagttttctcaggattcgaaaaaaattattgcatttaaaaagcattggcccgaaattttgcgcctacgctcttaatattTAGACTTACCTACGACCCCCTTTTGACCGTGCCTTGAACTAAATTTGTCGCCAATTTCAGGTCTTCTAGTCTGCCTGAGGAGCACCTTCAACAACGTAGTATCTTCCTCGTTTGTGCTAATTAATACCTTCTCTATATAACTGGGTTCATCGTTTCTATATGTGACTGGAGTATCTTTATATTCTACAGATGTATTAGAACTACCAGGAACCGCTGACACCGTTGGTACAGATTTGTTGATGAGGACCTAAAACACATTTCGCATGTCATTTTTTCGAATGCTTTCTCAGATATCGATGAAAATAATTCTGGGCAAATACGTCATTCGTCACCGGTACCTTTAGATGATGTAAGATGTAGCTATGATACCTTCCAAGTATGTAGATGTTAATCAAGGTATTCCAAAATGTGATGAAAGAGAAAAACACTTAAAAATGAATGTTTAAAAAAAGCTAACAAAGTAAACTTACCTGTCTACTTTGAACCAATTCTCCTGGAGCGACAATTCCGTCATTGTCCAAGCAGCTGTGCTTCCACGCAGGTTGACCAGTAGTTGCGTCGAGCATCGGTCCTTGAATCCTGTCAAACGTTTGGTTTGGGTACCGCTTCATGATACATTTGGAGTTCTTGTAGACTAGACATCTGCCGAAACCTCTATCGATAGAAGCTTTGTTCAAAATGAGGGCATCTTCGATATCGTAACCGCTGTAGCTCATTACAGCTACGGTAGCGTTCTGACCGGCCGGTAGCTTATCGAAATTGGTTAGTTCTATGGTTTTAGTTTTTACCATGGGTGCTTGCGGGTATACGAGGTTGTACAGGAGAGTATCCATACGATTTTTTTGGTTGTAGCCAATTGTTCCTAAAACGTATTAGATATTGTAACCCGATACTATTGAGACTGATGAGAAAAAACATATTATATCACCTTAAAATTAAGACTACAAGCATCCAAACGAATAAGAAAGGGTTCAAGAGAAGTCtataactaaaaaataaatattgttacaataaatattatggcgcacaaaactgtaaatatattatttctaattcttttctattctagtattTTCTCCGAGCCGCTATAAAAAAACCAGTCTGGGTTCCCGTTCATTCGAGGTAATTCAGGTCAACACCGCTGCGACCGGTCTTCCCCCATGTTCGAGCCAATTCATGTCTGCTTCCAGGGAATTCCAGAACTAGGTAACAGAAACAGGGAACTTTGGAagttgtaaaataaattaatataaattattgtgtttttagtgaattagaataagtgtagaagactgtaataaattagaatcagtggaaataaagattaaataaactaagtgttagttAAAATACAACAATATATAAGGTTAGGTTCTCTGAAGTGTTCGGGTAGGTTTGACAGTTCTGACAGTGAGACGATTTtcgaaatttaataattttatatgtgGAAAAAAGTTTATACGaatttattcaaaaataccgaGTTCAAACCGGTAATACAATTTGTACGTTAAGCTAAAATTTTAGAAGTATCTGCGATAAGAGAAAAAACGAgcaaacaattaattattattaaaacatatttacCCATGGCTTGTTTTCCCATAGCGCACTGATAAGTATTTCTCGGAGATTGATTGTGATGTGGGTATGGTACCAGGCCTGCACATACTCCCAGTAAGGTAAAAGTTGCTATTTCTAGGTGAGTAGTTTGCAACGTTATATCCTTTTCGTAACAGGCTATATAGCTGTCGTTTTCTTCATTTACGTCCAAAAATTCGATCAATCCTAAAAATGACAGACAATTAGCAAATATTATATTAGTTATAGTAGTAGTTACTGTAAAGTAAAACTGCAAGATCGGAAAAGAAGTTTTTATGTTTTAACAGCTGTACAATCTACTTTAATATAATACCAATATATTTCATTTAAGCTGTGTTCCAATACTGTGATTTCCCCCTGGAAGTGTTGCAAAGTACTCATCTACAGACTCAATGGCTTTTAACTTGTCGAATAGTGCTGAGCAAAGAGGAATGTTCTGACAATAGATGGGAGTCCGAGGGAGCTAAACCTGGAGAATAAGGCGGCTGTTTCAGTATTCCATAGTGCATATTCCTCAATTTCACCATTGACAAGTCACTTTAATGGTCAAGTGCATTGTACTATTCGAAAAAGATTTTTTCTTGTTTAGTCAGGTCTGTTTTCAGGAATGCTTTAGCCTAGTTTCATTAAAAAGTGACAGTAATATTCTCCCActataattttacttttttcaaaATGGCCAATCAGCCAAATTTCTTTCCACTGAGTTTTTACTCGAAGGTCACCTCTTTATCGGAGTTCGTGGAATATTTCGGCGGTGTAGAGATCTCTCGATTTCTTTAATGCACAGGGCCGCAATCAGGGATATCAGACTCACAAAAATAGCTTTAATATTCTAAATAGTAAATATGTGTCGTAGTTAATTTACCATTGATAACAATGTTTTTCATTGTGGAGTGAATATGCGAATAGAAAAAATGTCCCAGCGTTATTTAAGAAAATATATACCTACTTACCGTTCTGTAGAAAGTCTTCGAAACCTCTCATACCTTTTTCGAGTTCTAAAATATGTTTATCGTTGACGAGAGGTATTCCATTTTCCACTATGATGTAGGGCCTGCACAAACGGCCGCTATCCGAACTGATATATACGCATTTGTGCAGATGGCTTGGATAAATCGAGACATATCCAGATATAAAGCCTTTTCGGCGGGTCATCCTGTATACTTTTATTAGTTTCCTGTAGTTTTTCGTTATACCCAAGATATTACCTAGAATAAGAAGATTAATATTATGATGTAAAGAGGTATAGTGATAGAATATGTCTTCTGGTGAAAACACAATTGCTAATTATTTTCTATCTGCTTAATTTCTACATTATAATTCAACTTCATCTAATGTGTCTTTTGGCATCCTTTTTATTCTCGTCTCGCGTGTGACGATTGTTTTTTGTGTTTGAAATAATCAGATTGTGGCGTTTTCTCATAATTAACTAaggattttttgtttaaaatatcacCGACTTAGATTTAATTGCTACTCAACTTGTGACTTATAAacttgattttttgttttttatttcgatGCAGGGTACCCGAAAGCCGCTTACACCTATTTCAACCTCTTGAGGTCTCATCAGAACGACATACGCAGTTGCTCCGAATCGAAACAATGTTTAGTTCTTTACtctgtttggagtaccagaaactgagtTCACTATGAATTTTTACCGTGACGAACAGCATGTGTGAATGCATATTGATAATTCCGTTGCCGACTAATTCATCAATAtgtctgctttgcaagttttagaaagcacagtggtaaagatttgaatttGATTCACAAGTAGGAAATCTTAGTATTCCTAGTGTTGATTTTTTGGAATCCAGATGTATTCCAGAACCATAGCACTGATCCGTTTCTATAAACCAAGCTTTATTCGAGAATCCAGTGAGATGGAAAAGCGCCTTAATTGTTTCAATAAAATAGATGACGGCAACCGGTTACTTTCAACATGGAGTCCTCTCCTCAATCGCAATAAAAAACCGCCATTTCGTAGACCAATTCAGCTCTTGCAGTCAAAAATCATCCAGCCAAACGAAAAACTATCGATGCTGGCGATATAAAATTGCAATCTTCGATTATAAGCAGCAATATATTAGTGAAGTGATCTGACGACTCAGTCCCGGAAGTCCTTATGCACACTCCAGAAAACAAGTCGAAAACTCAATGCACTAAAAGCCAATGCAATTCAACCCAGATCATCGGATTAATATCAAACAGGAGAGAATGAAAAGGAAATAGGATTATTGTTAGATaatattatgttaaaataatcGGGCTTGTTTATCGAAAACTAAATGCAAAAGCACTGAATGGACAATAATAGCATTGGATAAAGACCAGAGGTGGAGACAAGGGAGTCTACGTCCtaataaaaatctaataaatatttaacattttctTACCATTTAGAAATACAATATACGTTGAAGGAGAATGGATAGCAAAACTAGCAACCATATTAATGTCTTGAACTCCAGCATTTCGGGCCAGTCTAATCAGGGGATATTCGTCGACTTCTGTGGTAATGTGAGTCATCAAGGCCAAATTTTTTACTAAACCACAAGCctgaaagttatttaaaaagtaGATTTGTGTACAACACTAACTAATCGACTATacattaaacataaaataaagttcaggtttttttgccttttttcagCTTCTCTAACACTTTTCTTCCTTCTTCTACTCATATCTCTTCATAATGACTGCATATACTGTCAGAATCCGAAGAAATAAACGTAGTACACGGAATTTAATGCCGATTTTTTGAATGAGGCATGCAATGAGCATATTTTATATCGGCAAAAACGCTAAGCTAAGAAAATGTCTATATATTTTATTGACCTAAAAATTGCTAAAGATAGTCATACCATAGTTCACATGCAAAATTGTCTAATTCTAGCCTAGCACCCAGACTAGAAACTGTAACGAATTACAAGAAACCAATTGA from the Diabrotica undecimpunctata isolate CICGRU chromosome 1, icDiaUnde3, whole genome shotgun sequence genome contains:
- the LOC140432870 gene encoding tetratricopeptide repeat protein 19 homolog, mitochondrial-like isoform X1 translates to MNHFRQVIFNAFRVNKFRNSTIVKNVCFRENPKTFTAMTKFPFVYNLQKPTLLSIHKSVLAVSLLTWLGFAKDDEEKESELIMTLKRAVLCIQREQFEKAEQMLHLALRIAQQQQNEQGIVYCYDLMANLAFEQRNLNKAHKLFVSVLQMLLSSGMAEDDLKVIHISLKLARICQLVAEIEQADIGYKWCLEQINKKKTESVDSKVLYGVINDWYAQFLLDKGDVNKSLVHLKEAHKICSEIVGENSDQAVLLLNDLGTTSFRAEDMVNAEKYLKEAVSIGQQLEDKSNLGVVQANLGLVLLEKGIVDLAEKNCKEAWHLGKKHDNSESINQASYCLDQIKMNLEEKSKKVPA
- the LOC140432870 gene encoding tetratricopeptide repeat protein 19 homolog, mitochondrial-like isoform X2 — translated: MNKVIHISLKLARICQLVAEIEQADIGYKWCLEQINKKKTESVDSKVLYGVINDWYAQFLLDKGDVNKSLVHLKEAHKICSEIVGENSDQAVLLLNDLGTTSFRAEDMVNAEKYLKEAVSIGQQLEDKSNLGVVQANLGLVLLEKGIVDLAEKNCKEAWHLGKKHDNSESINQASYCLDQIKMNLEEKSKKVPA
- the Polr3B gene encoding DNA-directed RNA polymerase III subunit RPC2; its protein translation is MKEKESYEHVYGDPKQYHMPIKEIEEKWKLVPAFLKIRGLVKQHIDSFNYFIAVEIKKIVEANNKVTCDADPLFYIKYTNVQVGTPDVDEGFNISKPTTPHECRLRDMTYSAPITVDIEYTRGSQRLSKTGLLIGRMPIMLKSSNCVLSGKSEYELAKMNECPLDPGGYFVVKGQEKVILIQEQLTKNRMLVEEGKYGVQCQVTSSTHEKKSRTNVFVKGNKYYVGHNTFTDPILVSIVFKALNIINDQEICELIGINDIHKLTPTLEECHNLKIYTQESALAYLGTKLVVKRYVTSASKMKTPADEARDLLATTVLAHVPVEEYNFRLKAIYLGLMIKKVIEAQNDSQLLDDRDYYGNKRLELAGSLISLMFEDVFKRFNWELTAIAEKTIPKIRATQFDVVKYMRSDLITSCLVFAISTGNWTIKRFRMERLGVTQVLSRLSYISALGMMTRVNSQFEKTRKVSGPRSLQPSQWGMLCPSDTPEGEACGLVKNLALMTHITTEVDEYPLIRLARNAGVQDINMVASFAIHSPSTYIVFLNGNILGITKNYRKLIKVYRMTRRKGFISGYVSIYPSHLHKCVYISSDSGRLCRPYIIVENGIPLVNDKHILELEKGMRGFEDFLQNGLIEFLDVNEENDSYIACYEKDITLQTTHLEIATFTLLGVCAGLVPYPHHNQSPRNTYQCAMGKQAMGTIGYNQKNRMDTLLYNLVYPQAPMVKTKTIELTNFDKLPAGQNATVAVMSYSGYDIEDALILNKASIDRGFGRCLVYKNSKCIMKRYPNQTFDRIQGPMLDATTGQPAWKHSCLDNDGIVAPGELVQSRQVLINKSVPTVSAVPGSSNTSVEYKDTPVTYRNDEPSYIEKVLISTNEEDTTLLKVLLRQTRRPEIGDKFSSRHGQKGVVGLVVEQEDMPFNEYGICPDIIMNPHGFPSRMTVGKLIELLAGKAGLVEGKFHYGTAFGGSKVSDVSEELVKHGFNYQGKDIFYSGITGEPLEAYIYSGPVYYQKLKHMVQDKIHGRGRGPRAVLTRQPTEGRSRDGGLRLGEMERDCLIGYGASMMLVERLMVSSDQCEVDVCNKCGLLGYCGWCNSCKSSGQVSSITMPYACKLLLTELQSMNITARLTLTHYCK